A single Calidithermus timidus DSM 17022 DNA region contains:
- a CDS encoding class II fructose-bisphosphate aldolase has product MPLVSATEVLKPARAHRYAVGAFNCINLEYVRAVVDTAERLRSPVMVAVTTGALSYAGWEALPAAVRAVAEAAHVPVVLHLDHGQNLEDIRRALEAGFSSVMIDASHLPLEENIALTRQAAQMAHAAGVSLEGELGQIGGKEEEIVSAGLMTDPETVPYFVEATGIDVLAASFGSVHQKATRDAQLDLPRLEKIAAATPLPLVLHGGSGVPTEMLQAATARGVAKVNVGTELQRTFARVLRETLKAQPEEWDMRKLLKPSINAIAAVVEERLGVLGSVGRA; this is encoded by the coding sequence ATGCCCCTAGTCAGTGCAACCGAAGTGCTCAAACCCGCTCGAGCCCACCGCTACGCCGTGGGCGCTTTCAACTGCATCAACCTTGAATACGTTCGCGCCGTGGTGGACACCGCCGAGCGGCTGCGCAGCCCGGTGATGGTGGCGGTGACCACCGGAGCCTTGAGCTACGCGGGATGGGAGGCTCTACCCGCAGCGGTACGGGCTGTAGCCGAAGCAGCTCACGTCCCGGTAGTGCTACACCTAGACCATGGCCAAAACCTCGAGGACATCCGCCGCGCCTTAGAGGCCGGCTTTAGTAGTGTGATGATTGATGCTTCTCACCTACCGCTGGAAGAAAACATCGCCCTCACTCGCCAAGCCGCCCAAATGGCTCACGCCGCGGGGGTAAGCCTCGAGGGGGAACTCGGCCAAATCGGTGGCAAGGAAGAAGAGATCGTCTCCGCGGGACTCATGACTGATCCCGAGACGGTACCGTACTTCGTGGAAGCCACCGGGATAGACGTGCTGGCTGCCTCATTCGGCTCAGTGCATCAGAAAGCCACACGGGATGCCCAACTGGATCTGCCCCGGCTGGAGAAAATCGCTGCCGCTACTCCACTACCCTTGGTGCTGCATGGAGGATCTGGGGTGCCTACCGAGATGCTTCAAGCCGCCACCGCCCGGGGGGTAGCTAAGGTCAACGTGGGAACCGAACTCCAGCGCACCTTTGCCCGTGTGTTGCGCGAGACCCTGAAGGCCCAACCGGAGGAATGGGATATGCGCAAACTGCTCAAGCCTAGCATCAATGCCATCGCCGCGGTGGTGGAGGAACGGCTCGGGGTGCTGGGCAGCGTGGGTAGGGCCTGA
- a CDS encoding D-lyxose/D-mannose family sugar isomerase translates to MKRSEINRILREGEAFLRQMGFFLPPFAHWSKQDWAAKGSETCEIIQANLGWDLTDFGLGEYEQKGVLLFTLRNGSLAELGKGEGQVYCEKILICKPNQLVLHHFHWRKTEDIINRGGGKLEIVLHQADANGQFSTEDVRVRCDGIWRTVSAGGSVILSPGESITLRPYQYHQFRALEAPVLVGEVSTVNDDHHDNHFYEAVGRFPTIEEDEEVYRFLVGDYPRYLVPSFLQ, encoded by the coding sequence ATGAAGCGTTCTGAGATCAACCGCATCCTCCGTGAGGGGGAAGCTTTCTTGCGCCAGATGGGGTTTTTTCTGCCCCCCTTCGCTCACTGGAGCAAGCAGGACTGGGCCGCCAAAGGCTCCGAAACTTGTGAAATCATACAGGCGAACCTGGGCTGGGATTTGACCGATTTTGGCCTCGGGGAGTACGAACAGAAAGGCGTGCTGCTTTTTACCTTGCGCAATGGAAGCCTTGCGGAGCTGGGCAAAGGCGAAGGCCAGGTATATTGCGAGAAAATCTTAATTTGCAAGCCTAACCAACTCGTCTTGCATCACTTCCATTGGCGCAAAACCGAAGACATCATCAACCGCGGCGGGGGAAAGCTCGAGATCGTACTGCACCAAGCTGACGCCAACGGGCAGTTCTCTACGGAAGATGTGCGGGTAAGGTGCGACGGCATCTGGCGCACGGTATCAGCAGGCGGCAGCGTCATACTTTCCCCGGGCGAGTCCATCACCCTAAGGCCCTACCAGTACCACCAATTCCGGGCGCTCGAGGCCCCGGTATTGGTGGGCGAGGTCTCGACGGTGAACGACGATCATCATGACAACCACTTCTACGAAGCGGTAGGCCGCTTTCCCACCATCGAGGAAGACGAGGAAGTCTATCGATTTTTGGTGGGAGACTATCCGCGTTATCTTGTTCCTTCTTTTCTCCAATAA
- a CDS encoding site-specific integrase gives MKIVLKTSWQDSARRRLEAHRALQERDEAALFDLLEAHLINYGRKQAALSPRTLKNYRLALRDFLAWCWPPNSPAPRENIHKSSRETLARYVASLQTHGSHLEPPKALSPGSIALRLVGVRQFLRALEWAGVLVAPSSPPAPRDPTPPEERRPALPPYLVRPATGVS, from the coding sequence GTGAAAATTGTCCTCAAAACCAGCTGGCAGGACTCCGCCCGCCGCCGCCTCGAGGCCCATCGCGCTCTGCAGGAGCGGGACGAAGCGGCGCTGTTTGATCTACTCGAGGCCCATCTTATTAATTACGGTCGCAAGCAAGCCGCGCTTAGCCCGCGCACCCTGAAGAACTACCGGCTGGCGCTGCGCGACTTCCTGGCCTGGTGCTGGCCGCCTAATTCGCCCGCACCCAGAGAAAACATCCACAAGTCAAGCCGCGAGACCCTGGCCCGCTACGTGGCCAGCCTCCAGACCCACGGCTCTCACCTCGAGCCTCCCAAAGCCCTCAGCCCGGGCAGCATCGCCCTGCGGCTGGTGGGCGTGCGACAATTCCTCCGAGCCCTCGAGTGGGCGGGCGTGCTGGTGGCCCCCAGCAGCCCCCCGGCTCCCCGCGATCCCACCCCTCCGGAGGAGCGGCGGCCCGCACTTCCCCCTTACCTGGTACGCCCGGCTACTGGAGTATCTTGA
- a CDS encoding tyrosine-type recombinase/integrase — protein MLRGLKNGRLGKRLSANGLWWRITGHYRAIGLPSRYSGLHMLRHTAGTRFYRVSRDLHATARLLGHAAPSTSAIYAKMDMEGLFRVMDLLDEDKVAQK, from the coding sequence ATGCTGCGGGGTCTAAAGAACGGGCGGCTGGGCAAGCGCCTCTCTGCCAACGGCCTGTGGTGGCGCATCACCGGACACTACCGGGCCATCGGATTGCCTAGCCGCTACAGCGGCCTGCACATGCTGCGGCACACCGCGGGCACAAGGTTCTATCGGGTTTCAAGGGATCTGCACGCCACAGCCCGCTTGCTAGGCCATGCTGCTCCCAGCACCTCGGCGATCTACGCCAAGATGGATATGGAGGGCCTCTTCCGCGTGATGGATTTGCTAGATGAGGACAAAGTGGCTCAGAAATAG